One genomic segment of Panicum virgatum strain AP13 chromosome 2N, P.virgatum_v5, whole genome shotgun sequence includes these proteins:
- the LOC120662031 gene encoding DEAD-box ATP-dependent RNA helicase 57-like — protein sequence MENSKLSSALFAGTHFNRKRFAADFARFHQGPTPSPAAPCAPSPEKKRKRKSGKAKAKKNQKKRAEAAIASSSDAVEGFNVFKGLTGRNDELRSEKVETGRDEDSVAVRRRKEIEREIERAAVLRKRFDIHIAGQNVPAPLESFEELISRYGCDSYLVGNLSKLGFHEPTPIQRQAIPILLSGRECFACAPTGSGKTLAFLFPLLMKIKPGSKGGVKAVILCPTRELAAQTVRECKKLAKGRKYYIKLMTKDLSKSGNFKDTHCDILVSTPLRLDHAVKKRDLDLSSVEYLVLDESDKLFELGFVEVIDSVVEVCSNPSVIRSLFSATLPDSIEALARTIMHDAIRIIVGRKNSASSLIKQKLIFAGTERGKLLALRQSFQESLNPPVLIFVQSKERAKELYKELAFEDVRADVIHADLNEQQRQDAVDNLRAGRTWILIATEVIARGMDFKGVNCVINYDFPESAAAYIHRIGRSGRAGRSGEAITFFTEEDKPFLRNIANVLVSSGCEVPSWIMALPKLKRKKHRVDRDPILTIPDED from the exons atGGAGAACTCGAAGCTCTCGTCGGCGCTCTTCGCGGGCACCCACTTCAACCGCAAGCGCTTCGCCGCCGACTTTGCGCGGTTCCATCAGGGCCCGACTCCCTCACCCGCCGCCCCCTGCGCCCCGTCCCCGGAGAAGAAGCGGAAGCGCAAGAGCGGCAAGGCGAAGGCGAAGAAGAATCAGAAGAAGCGAGCGGAAGCGGCTATCGCCTCGTCGTCGG ATGCTGTGGAGGGGTTCAATGTGTTCAAGGGATTGACGGGTAGAAATGATGAGCTGCGTTCTGAGAAGGTGGAGACAGGGAGGGATGAGGATTCAGTGGCTGTGAGGCGGCGGAAGGAGATTGAGAGGGAAATCGAG AGGGCTGCAGTTCTTAGGAAGAGGTTTGACATTCACATTGCTGGACAAAATGTTCCAGCACCACTTGAGAGCTTTGAAGAACTGATTTCAAG GTATGGTTGTGATTCCTATCTGGTTGGGAACTTGTCAAAACTTGGGTTTCATGAACCTACACCGATACAAAGGCAGGCCATTCCTATTCTTCTTTCA GGGAGGGAATGCTTTGCTTGTGCACCTACTGGTTCTGGCAAGACACTAGCTTTCTTGTTTCCACTTCTTATGAAAATTAAG CCAGGGTCTAAAGGTGGTGTTAAAGCTGTGATTCTTTGCCCAACGAGGGAATTAGCCGCACAAACTGTGAGAGAATGCAAGAAGTTAGCTAAAGGAAGAAAGTACTATATTAAATTGATGACCAAAGATCTCTCCAAATCAGGGAATTTCAAAGATACGCACTGTGATATCCTTGTTTCCACCCCACTTCGTTTGGACCATGCTGTAAAGAAAAGAGACCTTGATTTAAGTAG CGTGGAATACCTTGTCTTGGATGAATCTGATAAACTTTTTGAGCTTGGATTTGTTGAAGTGATTGATTCAGTTGTTGAAGTCTGTTCCAATCCTTCAGTAATTCGGTCTCTGTTCAGTGCCACATTGCCTGATTCAATTGAGGCTCTTGCACGCACTATAATGCATGATGCCATTCGAATCATTGTTGGAAGAAA AAATTCAGCCTCCTCACTGATTAAGCAAAAGTTGATTTTTGCTGGAACTGAGAGGGGGAAATTGTTAGCTCTTCGCCAAAGCTTTCAAGAG TCTCTCAATCCACCAGTATTGATCTTtgttcaaagcaaagagagggCAAAAGAGCTTTACAAAGAACTGGCATTTGAAGACGTTAGGGCTGATGTGATTCATGCAGACCTCAATGAGCAGCAG CGTCAGGATGCTGTTGACAACTTGAGAGCTGGAAGGACCTGGATACTGATAGCAACAGAAGTCATTGCTCGGGGAATGGATTTCAAAGGTGTAAACTGCGTGATAAACTACGATTTTCCGGAGTCAGCTGCTGCCTATATTCACAGGATAG GACGATCTGGAAGAGCCGGCAGATCTGGGGAGGCCATCACATTCTTCACAGAGGAGGACAAGCCATTCTTGAGGAATATCGCGAATGTGCTGGTATCTTCAGGTTGTGAAGTTCCTTCCTGGATAATGGCGTTGCCGAAGCTCAAGCGAAAGAAACACAGGGTGGATAGGGACCCGATCTTGACCATACCAGATGAAGATTGA
- the LOC120662033 gene encoding uncharacterized protein LOC120662033 gives MVATPRRRGASCKPLPRAQAMAQSTGGEHHVPMPARGGGRAGTGDTLEKPLNGFVRAVALIERLGNALGTLAFTWATVVLLGGYPTVLRQGSDFWFATTIVFLEASRMFSRNNKLDYQLFFYTRGAFKPLGWNGLTVVVIFTSVFVLSLTLDLAIGDGVVILVAALVTPGDGDVLLVTRGDGVVLLVAALVTLALLRFVSPVLARLLIRGNLIRRAISLLSPFIPILFVGLILHRVKGIIDTSQIAQMVALVLLFLVALLLTISRLRFPSIIKLVDRALGSKQDFWHRIILNSCMLTTGVLLAFAFGPSSSVIIFIIELFAVAIVCLGNLQIPAAIVRVVLALIRLIPHDYYGDNVRKIDKSDPGNGGKINLAPSLNIFYGMVLGQGTLYSAACILELFSFIPRRSLARRGGFGGRWGVESVNLYYAYAFEQYMQGDVLAPKNINLNDFAVDSINSETPKVQLHGIRMMHCLLQKQPTRRRFILKLNRSMETMARLINMLVWTSPEDTIVRLFAAKVTAELATSIRVVTIPGTIQVVSALLGCGNQQKRGSPLLGSKVGHEKIHDSVLNADDNQEDRLDAVPDTGSLMETQDRSTQQVGTAEQNSRIFRCCQGITKLWSIPQEEPLTEQDLLPALAMLILDGLASFDQGNCMEISRASGLIPKIISFTSCRTSGTTYTDAQRKVLVKSSVKLLHRLTSVEGEIGITLRHKVSKYPFLLRNLVEILRDGTSSQEVRTLAEGIIRNLAIDENTRQVIGRIQVITTLLMQAFLKPDRPSSTDADKLLREVAGQALAMLAMDNVNNCLAMLGEAGHEFIEVLTSMIHMDRYRCVAASLLRNICQHARPELKEPDLKELSYCLRQALEIILVADDEAELEIFIGLTSQICKVIPGDFARELEDGHLKDRFVKRLVDALNANLEPSAHCPGIRRVILEQAINMIEHDSRYANCFIGRRMAEALSMVEETASEAENYSLFLGDVGLMEARVPLSSLVATAKQLLAIRRS, from the exons ATGGTCGCGACTCCCAGACGACGGGGTGCGAGCTGCAAGCCTCTCCCGCGCGCACAAGCCATGGCTCAGAGCACCGGAGGGGAGCACCACGTCCCCATgccggctcgcggcggcgggcgggcgggcaccGGAGACACGCTGGAGAAGCCGCTGAACGGCTTCGTTCGCGCGGTTGCGCTGATCGAGCGGCTGGGCAACGCCCTCGGCACGCTCGCGTTCACCTGGGCGACCGTCGTCCTGCTGGGGGGCTACCCCACGGTGCTCCGCCAAGGCAGCGACTTTTGGTTCGCAACCACCATAGTCTTTCTAGAAGCCTCAAG GATGTTCAGCCGCAATAACAAACTGGATTACCAATTGTTCTTTTACACAAGAGGTGCTTTTAAGCCTCTTGGATGGAACGGGCTCACTGTCGTCGTAATTTTTACCAGCGTTTTCGTGTTATCCCTCACCTTGGATCTTGCAATAGGGGATGGGGTGGTTATACTGGTGGCAGCGCTGGTTACACCAGGGGATGGGGATGTTCTACTGGTTACACGAGGGGATGGGGTGGTTCTACTGGTGGCAGCGCTGGTTACACTTGCACTACTCCGGTTTGTGTCCCCAGTACTTGCAAGGTTACTCATCAGAGGCAATCTGATACGCCGTGCCATATCGTTACTGAGCCCCTTCATTCCAATTTTATTTGTCGGCCTCATTCTACACCGTGTGAAAGGAATAATTGACACCAGTCAAATTGCCCAAATGGTAGCGCTCGTACTGCTGTTTCTAGTCGCGCTCCTTTTGACGATCAGTAGGCTGCGGTTTCCAAGTATCATCAAACTAGTTGATCGTGCTCTGGGCAGCAAACAAGATTTTTGGCATCGAATCATTCTGAACTCGTGCATGCTTACTACAGGAGTGCTGTTGGCGTTTGCGTTTGGCCCTTCTTCTTCTGTCATTATCTTCATAATTGAATTATTTGCTGTAGCGATAGTGTGCTTGGGCAATTTGCAGATTCCAGCAGCAATTGTGCGCGTGGTGCTCGCACTAATACGTCTTATACCACATGACTACTATGGTGATAATGTCAGGAAGATTGACAAAAGTGACCCTGGGAATGGGGGCAAGATAAACCTTGCACCATCCCTAAATATATTCTACGGGATGGTGCTTGGTCAAGGAACACTCTACAGTGCGGCCTGCATACTCGAGTTGTTTTCTTTCATTCCTCGAAGATCCCTTGCTCGTCGTGGTGGCTTTGGAGGGCGGTGGGGAGTAGAGTCTGTCAACCTTTACTACGCATATGCCTTTGAGCAATACATGCAAGGGGATGTGCTTGCTCCAAAGAACATCAACCTCAACGACTTTGCTGTCGATTCAATAAACTCAGAAACGCCTAAGGTGCAGCTTCATGGGATTCGAATGATGCACTGTCTTCTGCAGAAGCAGCCAACTAGGAGAAGgttcattctgaaactcaacagaTCTATGGAAACGATGGCCAGGTTAATCAACATGCTAGTCTGGACAAGCCCAGAGGATACAATTGTTAGACTGTTTGCTGCAAAAGTCACCGCTGAGCTTGCAACAAGCATCCGAGTTGTAACTATACCAGGGACAATTCAGGTTGTATCAGCGCTTCTGGGATGCGGCAACCAACAGAAAAGAGGAAGCCCACTATTGGGCAGCAAAGTTGGCCATGAGAAAATACATGATTCAGTTCTGAATGCCGATGATAACCAAGAGGATAGACTTGATGCAGTTCCAGACACTGGCAGCCTAATGGAAACACAAGACCGCTCAACCCAGCAAGTTGGGACTGCCGAACAAAATTCCAGGATATTCAGATGTTGTCAAGGGATCACCAAGTTATGGTCAATTCCTCAGGAGGAACCATTGACAGAGCAAGATCTTCTACCTGCACTAGCCATGTTAATTCTCGATGGCCTTGCTAGCTTTGATCAAGGAAATTGTATGGAAATCAGCAGGGCAAGCGGCCTCATCCCCAAGATCATATCATTCACAAGCTGCAGAACAAGTGGGACCACATATACAGATGCACAACGGAAGGTCCTAGTGAAGTCATCAGTGAAGTTGTTGCACAGGCTCACCAGTGTTGAAGGGGAAATTGGCATAACGTTGCGGCATAAGGTATCTAAATATCCCTTTCTACTGAGAAACCTTGTGGAGATCCTGAGAGACGGTACGAGCAGCCAAGAAGTAAGAACGTTGGCGGAAGGAATCATCAGAAACCTTGCCATTGATGAGAACACAAGGCAAGTGATTGGGCGCATCCAAGTGATTACTACCTTGTTGATGCAGGCATTTCTCAAACCAGACAGACCCTCCAGTACGGATGCTGATAAGTTGCTAAGGGAGGTGGCCGGGCAGGCactggcaatgttggcaatggATAATGTAAACAACTGTCTGGCCATGTTAGGGGAAGCAGGGCATGAGTTCATTGAGGTACTCACAAGTATGATCCATATGGATAGGTACAGATGCGTGGCAGCAAGTTTGTTGCGGAATATTTGCCAGCACGCTCGACCTGAGCTTAAAGAGCCGGACCTGAAGGAACTATCTTACTGCTTGAGACAG GCATTGGAAATAATACTGGTTGCAGATGATGAGGCAGAACTAGAGATTTTCATTGGCCTTACTTCACAGATATGCAAAGTCATTCCAGGAGACTTCGCCCGAGAACTAGAAGACGGCCATCTCAAGGACAGATTCGTGAAGCGGCTAGTAGACGCCCTGAACGCAAACTTGGAACCCAGCGCTCACTGCCCCGGGATCAGGAGGGTGATACTCGAGCAAGCCATAAACATGATCGAACATGACTCCCGCTACGCAAACTGCTTCATCGGCCGCCGCATGGCTGAAGCACTGTCCATGGTGGAAGAGACGGCCTCGGAGGCCGAGAACTACAGCCTCTTCCTGGGCGATGTAGGGCTGATGGAGGCCCGCGTGCCTTTGTCCTCCCTTGTGGCGACGGCCAAACAGCTGCTGGCCATCCGTCGAAGCTGA
- the LOC120662953 gene encoding uncharacterized protein LOC120662953, whose product MPAHGGGRAGTGDTLERQLNGFVRAVALMERLGNALGTLAFTWATVVLLGGYPTVLRQGSDFWFATTIVFLEASRMFSRNNKLDYQLFFYTRGAFKPLGWNGLTVAALVTLALLRFVSPVLARLLIRANLLRRAISLLSPFIPILFLGLILHRVITNQGIGTSPQKKNKGIGTSQMAELVAFVLLFLVLLLLTISRLRFSSIIKLVDRALGSKQEFWHRIILNSCMLTTGVILAFASFGPSSFAITFVIQLLFAVATVCLGNLQIPAAIVRVVLALIRLIPHDYYGDNVRKIDKSDPGNGGKINLAPSLNIFYGMVLGQGTLYSAACILELFSFIPRRSLARRGGFGGRWGVESVNLYYAYAFEKYMQGDVLAPKNINLNDFAVDSINSETPKVQFHGIRMMHCLLQKQPTRRRFILKLNRSMETMARLINMLVWTIPEDTIVRLFAAKVTAELATSIRVVTIPGTIQVVSALLGCGNQQKRGNPLLDSKVGHEKIHDSVPDADNNQEERLDAVPDIGSQMETQDRSTQGTTEQKSRIFRCCQVISKLWSIPQEEPLTEQDLLPALAMLILDGLASFDEENCTEISRASSLIPKIIAFTSCRTSGTTYTDAQRKVLVKSSVKLLHRLTSVEGEIGITLRYKVSKYPFLLRNLAEILGDGTSSQEVRTLAEGIIRNLAIDENTRQVIGRIQVIITLLMQAFLKPDRPSSMDADKLLREVAGQALAMLAMDNVNNCLAMLGEAGHEFIEVLTSMIHMDRYRCVAASLLRNICQHARPELKEPDLKELSYCLRQALEIILVADEEAELEIFIGLSSQICKVIPGDFARELEDGHLKDRFVKRLVDALNANMEPSAHCPGIRRVILEQAINMMEHDSRYARCFIDRRMEEALAMVEETASEAENYSLFLGDVGLMEARVPLSSLVTTAEQLLAVRRS is encoded by the exons ATGCCGgctcacggcggcgggcgggcgggcaccGGAGACACGCTGGAGAGGCAGCTGAACGGCTTCGTTCGCGCGGTTGCGTTGATGGAGCGGCTGGGCAACGCCCTCGGCACGCTCGCGTTCACCTGGGCGACCGTCGTCCTGCTGGGGGGCTACCCCACGGTGCTCCGCCAAGGCAGCGACTTTTGGTTCGCAACCACCATAGTCTTTCTAGAAGCCTCAAG GATGTTCAGCCGCAATAACAAATTGGATTACCAATTGTTCTTTTACACAAGAGGCGCTTTTAAGCCTCTTGGATGGAATGGGCTGACT GTGGCAGCGCTAGTTACACTTGCACTACTCCGGTTTGTGTCCCCAGTACTTGCAAGGTTACTCATCAGAGCCAATCTGTTACGCCGTGCCATATCGTTATTGAGCCCCTTCATTCCAATTTTATTTCTCGGCCTCATTCTACACCGTGTAATCACTAATCAAGGAATTGGCACTTCTCCTCAGAAAAAGAACAAAGGAATTGGCACCAGTCAAATGGCCGAATTGGTAGCGTTCGTGCTACTGTTTCTGGTTCTGCTCCTTTTGACGATCAGTAGGCTGCGGTTTTCAAGTATCATCAAACTAGTTGATCGTGCTCTAGGCAGCAAGCAAGAGTTTTGGCATCGAATCATTCTGAACTCGTGCATGCTTACTACAGGAGTGATATTGGCGTTTGCGTCGTTTGGCCCTTCTTCTTTTGCCATTACTTTCGTAATTCAATTATTATTTGCTGTAGCGACAGTGTGCTTGGGCAATTTGCAGATTCCAGCAGCAATTGTGCGCGTGGTGCTCGCACTAATACGTCTTATACCACATGACTACTATGGTGATAATGTCAGGAAGATTGACAAAAGTGACCCTGGGAATGGGGGCAAGATAAACCTTGCACCATCCCTAAATATATTCTACGGGATGGTGCTTGGTCAAGGAACACTCTACAGTGCGGCCTGCATACTCGAGTTGTTTTCTTTCATCCCTCGAAGATCCCTTGCTCGTCGTGGTGGCTTTGGAGGGCGGTGGGGAGTAGAGTCTGTCAACCTTTACTACGCATATGCCTTTGAGAAATACATGCAAGGGGATGTGCTTGCTCCAAAGAACATCAACCTCAACGACTTTGCTGTCGATTCAATAAACTCAGAAACGCCTAAGGTGCAGTTTCATGGGATTCGAATGATGCACT GTCTTCTGCAGAAGCAGCCAACTAGGAGAAGgttcattctgaaactcaacagaTCTATGGAAACGATGGCCAGGTTAATCAACATGCTAGTCTGGACAATCCCAGAGGATACAATTGTTAGACTGTTTGCTGCAAAAGTCACCGCTGAGCTTGCAACAAGTATCCGAGTTGTAACTATACCAGGGACAATTCAGGTTGTATCAGCGCTTCTGGGATGCGGAAACCAACAGAAAAGAGGAAACCCACTATTGGACAGCAAAGTTGGCCATGAGAAAATACATGATTCAGTTCCGGATGCCGACAATAACCAAGAGGAAAGACTTGATGCAGTTCCAGACATTGGCAGCCAGATGGAAACACAAGACCGCTCAACCCAAGGGACTACCGAACAAAAGTCCAGGATATTCAGATGTTGTCAAGTGATCTCCAAGTTATGGTCAATTCCTCAGGAGGAACCATTGACAGAGCAAGATCTTCTACCTGCACTAGCCATGTTAATTCTCGATGGCCTTGCTAGCTTTGATGAAGAAAATTGTACGGAAATCAGCAGGGCAAGCAGCCTCATCCCCAAGATCATAGCATTCACAAGCTGCAGAACAAGTGGGACCACATATACGGACGCACAACGGAAGGTCCTAGTGAAGTCATCAGTGAAGTTGTTGCACAGGCTCACCAGTGTTGAAGGGGAAATTGGCATAACGTTGCGGTACAAGGTATCTAAATATCCCTTTCTACTGAGAAACCTTGCGGAGATCCTGGGAGACGGTACGAGCAGCCAAGAAGTAAGAACGTTGGCGGAAGGAATCATCAGAAACCTTGCCATTGATGAGAACACAAGGCAAGTGATTGGGCGCATCCAAGTGATTATTACCTTGTTGATGCAGGCATTTCTCAAACCAGACAGACCCTCCAGTATGGATGCTGATAAGTTGCTAAGGGAGGTGGCCGGGCAGGCactggcaatgttggcaatggACAATGTCAACAATTGTCTAGCCATGTTAGGGGAAGCAGGGCATGAGTTCATTGAGGTACTCACAAGTATGATCCATATGGATAGGTACAGATGCGTGGCAGCAAGTCTGTTGCGGAATATTTGCCAGCACGCTCGACCTGAGCTTAAAGAGCCGGACCTGAAGGAACTATCTTATTGCTTGAGACAG GCGTTGGAAATAATATTGGTTGCAGACGAGGAGGCAGAACTAGAGATTTTCATTGGCCTTAGTTCACAGATATGCAAAGTCATTCCAGGAGACTTCGCCCGAGAACTTGAAGACGGCCATCTCAAGGACAGATTCGTGAAGCGGCTCGTAGACGCCCTGAACGCAAACATGGAACCCAGCGCTCACTGCCCCGGGATCAGGAGGGTGATACTCGAGCAAGCCATAAACATGATGGAACATGACTCTCGCTACGCGAGGTGCTTCATCGACCGCCGCATGGAGGAAGCACTGGCCATGGTGGAAGAGACGGCCTCGGAGGCCGAGAACTACAGCCTCTTCCTAGGTGATGTAGGGCTGATGGAGGCCCGCGTGCCTTTGTCCTCCCTCGTGACGACCGCCGAACAGCTGCTGGCCGTCCGTCGAAGCTAA